CCGTGGTGCGTCCCGAGGACCGGCAGACGGTGCTGGAGGCCGCCCGTACGGGCTCACCCGGCGCCCGGACGGCCGCCCTCCGCTACCTGGTGGACCAGCAGGATCCGGACGCCGCCGAGCTGATCGAGGCCGCCGCCGCCGACATCGACGAAAGGGTCGTCAATGCGGCCCTGTCGGTGCTCGGCCGGATGCGCGGCCCGGCCGCGATGGCCCACGCCCGCCGCTGGGCCGACCCCGCCACCGGCGGTGCCGACAGCGCGCTCGGCGAGGTCGCCGTCCAGTTGCTGGCCGACGCCGGCGACCCGGCCGACGGGCCCCTGGTGGTCGACGGGCTGCGCCAGTGGATCTCGGTCCGCGGCGTGACCGGAGCCGGTCTGGGCACCCTGGTCGACGGTGTGGGGCGGCTGGCCGCCGCCGGAGCCGTCCCCGCCCTGCGCCACGTGTACGGGGAGGCGGCCTCCTCCGAACTGCGCGGCCGGGCCGCCCGCGCGCTGGCCGCCACCGACCCGCACTTCGGGCGCGGGATAGCGGTCGAGTGCCTCTGGGACTGCGAGGAGGCCACCCGCGAGCTGGCCGCCCGCCACGTCACCACCACCGGCGACGTCCGGGTGCTGGAGCGGCTGCGCCGACTGGCCGCCGATCCGGCCGAGGAGGCCGAGGTGCACGCGGTCATCCGCGGGCGCCTGACCGGGCACTGAACAGTGGCTCTTTCGTGCCGCTGAGCGTGAGGCGACTGGCATGATGGACGGGCCCTCCGCCCGTCCGCACCCAGGAGCCTCGCCGCTGATGAACCGTTACCGCTCGCTCGCCCGCGTCGCCACCCCGATAGCCGCCCTGGCCGGGGTGGTGCTGCTCGGCGGTCCCGCCTTCGCGCACACCGGGGTCACCTCCCAGCAGGCCCAGGCCCTCGCGGTGGACGCGGTGCTGTCGTTCAAGGCCGCGGGGGAGTCGGACACCGCCGGGATCGACGAGGTACAGGTGGTGCTGCCGGCCGGGATCGCGCCGGCCGACGTGAGTCTGGTGAAGGCGCCCGAGGGCTGGACGTTCAAGCCGGGGGCCGAGGGCTTCACGGTGGCCGGGCCCGGCCTGGCGCCGGGGAAGAACGCCGAGTACCAGGTGAAGGTGCGTCAGCTGCCGGATGCGCAGCAGGTGGTGTTCAAGACCCTGGTGATGTACACCGACACCCAGGTGGACCGCTGGATCGAGGTCCCGCAGGGCGGCAGTGAGCCGAAGAACCCGGCGCCGGTGCTCAAGCTGGCCAAGGCCGCGCCGGGCGCCGTGGTGCTGGCCGCACCGAGCCCGAGCCCGAGTCCCACCCCGTCGCCGACCCCGACCCCGACCCTGTCGCCTTCGGTGGCAGCTCCCACCGCCGCCAGCGCCGCTCCGGTGCCGGCCGCGAAGTCGGCCGACCAGGGCAACGGCGCGGTCGTCATCGGTGCCGTAGCGGTGCTGCTGGTCGCCGTCGGC
This genomic interval from Kitasatospora gansuensis contains the following:
- a CDS encoding DUF1775 domain-containing protein, yielding MNRYRSLARVATPIAALAGVVLLGGPAFAHTGVTSQQAQALAVDAVLSFKAAGESDTAGIDEVQVVLPAGIAPADVSLVKAPEGWTFKPGAEGFTVAGPGLAPGKNAEYQVKVRQLPDAQQVVFKTLVMYTDTQVDRWIEVPQGGSEPKNPAPVLKLAKAAPGAVVLAAPSPSPSPTPSPTPTPTLSPSVAAPTAASAAPVPAAKSADQGNGAVVIGAVAVLLVAVGGVIWWRRRSADS